A stretch of the Nematostella vectensis chromosome 1, jaNemVect1.1, whole genome shotgun sequence genome encodes the following:
- the LOC116608640 gene encoding uncharacterized protein LOC116608640 — MAQRFSPSKPLTGSGRRLARFESGFRFERGPITSAKRDNRHIEDHRKRATNQRAHNTFKPSSQRSMLTIGEKDIGKYSPRVGESQARNHGLHVQTLPSVDKEERLHKLMPRCFEYVQNYHHYILDIKKLDRGERVPYLSSSPAKNDTGSATEGCEREIKPKRHGWASSRPRHYSGLPSRPPRSSKNSRQSSAVRARNSSDSRVENELVYPSDGSTVKSTDLFDSQFENGLVDPREGSAIKSRNSCDLLCENEFVDSMHNSDVKSRNIFGNADEQMKEYEFTDSREDHKLEHQDTHTSLQNAIVTEIETELGVQINPSVISGQLPRLDLRLPDETRSEPRRSGCNSKPELKPPFVTPEDSPRTFRHSRNASRATSAGIRSECDFYGVATEIYKPHLEAFTTRIPPLKAPALITHSGRKHHTTPDYQRYRILCDAFRPSSAHETGRRQAKGGARRPNFVTATELDYYIDVVTSINNFS; from the coding sequence ATGGCGCAGCGTTTCTCTCCAAGTAAACCTTTGACGGGTTCAGGCCGGCGCCTCGCCAGGTTCGAGTCGGGGTTCCGTTTCGAGAGAGGCCCCATCACCTCCGCTAAACGCGATAACCGACACATTGAGGATCATCGCAAACGAGCGACTAACCAGCGTGCGCACAATACTTTCAAGCCTTCGAGCCAGAGGTCTATGCTCACTATTGGTGAGAAGGATATCGGGAAATATTCACCCCGAGTAGGCGAATCACAAGCCAGGAATCACGGTCTACATGTTCAGACCTTACCGTCCGTTGACAAGGAGGAACGACTTCATAAACTTATGCCGAGATGTTTCGAATATGTTCaaaattatcatcattatattCTCGACATTAAAAAGTTAGATCGAGGAGAGAGGGTGCCGTATTTGTCTTCAAGCCCCGCGAAAAATGACACCGGATCAGCTACTGAAGGCTGCGAGCGTGAAATCAAGCCAAAGCGCCATGGATGGGCTAGCTCTCGGCCGCGCCATTATTCGGGTCTGCCCTCTAGACCGCCGAGATCTAGTAAAAACTCTAGGCAAAGCTCGGCTGTGAGGGCCAGAAACTCGTCTGATTCTCGGGTAGAAAACGAACTCGTTTATCCGAGTGATGGGTCAACTGTAAAAAGCACTGATTTGTTTGACTCTCAGTTTGAAAATGGACTCGTTGATCCAAGAGAGGGGTCCGCAATTAAGAGCAGAAATTCGTGTGATTTACTGTGCGAAAATGAATTTGTTGATTCGATGCATAATTCAGATGTCAAGAGCAGAAATATTTTTGGAAACGCGGATGAGCAAATGAAGGAATATGAGTTTACAGACTCTAGAGAAGATCACAAACTCGAGCACCAAGACACGCATACTAGCCTGCAGAATGCCATAGTAACTGAGATCGAGACTGAACTAGGTGTACAAATAAATCCTTCTGTCATCTCAGGGCAACTTCCGCGGCTAGATTTGAGGCTACCAGACGAAACGCGCTCGGAACCTCGTCGCTCTGGTTGTAACAGCAAACCCGAGCTCAAACCTCCTTTCGTCACACCCGAAGACAGTCCTCGCACTTTTCGTCATAGCAGGAACGCCTCTCGGGCCACATCGGCCGGGATTCGGAGCGAGTGTGACTTTTACGGAGTAGCTACGGAGATTTACAAGCCTCACCTCGAAGCGTTCACCACGCGTATACCTCCACTCAAAGCACCTGCGCTGATCACTCACTCCGGCCGTAAGCACCACACCACCCCAGACTATCAGCGCTACAGGATCCTGTGCGATGCCTTCAGACCAAGCTCCGCCCACGAGACAGGCAGGCGACAAGCTAAAGGCGGTGCCCGCAGACCCAACTTCGTCACGGCTACCGAGCTGGACTATTACATTGACGTTGTGACAAGCATCAATAACTTCTCGTAA
- the LOC5515915 gene encoding melanocortin receptor 4 yields MPFPTNVSSNSSVNCQTSEDLVTNIATIVINALSAPFAIVFNVLVTAAIWKNPSLHTPPYVLLANLAIADLLTGLLTQPVVIAFLANGIHFKGYSTNLGSLTNTCRYLASTPTFLTLVTISVERCLDLYANSKYSIIATTKRLIGLCMGIWVCAIALACIHEALSVDHARQRVVGHVFLAMTGLTSLCTGVLQLAIVVTVRRHRRQIQAQMTNPLQTSTDSSSRHVVHSAKLTISLAIVIAIYVLCYLPKFVLALYGLQFEACQLRGVDLIVDALLCARAGLDPVFICLVCTDIENAVKRVLGIDHH; encoded by the coding sequence ATGCCTTTTCCTACGAACGTCTCAAGCAACTCCAGTGTGAACTGCCAGACAAGCGAAGATCTCGTTACAAATATCGCCACGATTGTCATCAACGCACTCTCCGCGCCTTTTGCCATAGTGTTCAACGTTCTCGTCACGGCCGCCATATGGAAGAACCCTTCGCTACACACACCGCCCTATGTCTTACTCGCCAACCTTGCTATCGCCGACTTGCTAACAGGGCTCCTAACGCAGCCAGTCGTGATAGCTTTTCTCGCGAATGGCATTCACTTTAAGGGGTACTCAACAAATCTGGGGTCTTTAACAAACACTTGCCGTTATCTTGCTAGTACGCCGACCTTTCTGACTTTGGTAACGATCAGCGTTGAACGCTGCTTGGATTTGTACGCGAACTCCAAGTACTCGATTATTGCTACAACCAAGCGACTCATCGGTCTGTGTATGGGGATCTGGGTGTGTGCGATTGCACTCGCGTGTATTCACGAGGCACTAAGCGTGGACCACGCTCGCCAGCGTGTGGTCGGACACGTCTTCCTCGCCATGACTGGACTAACATCACTATGTACAGGAGTGTTACAGCTTGCCATAGTCGTCACGGTGCGTCGCCATCGTCGCCAAATACAAGCGCAGATGACCAACCCTTTGCAGACAAGCACTGATTCATCGTCAAGGCATGTCGTACATAGCGCCAAGCTTACAATCAGTCTCGCTATTGTTATCGCTATCTACGTCCTATGCTACTTGCCGAAGTTTGTGCTCGCGCTGTATGGGCTACAGTTTGAAGCGTGCCAATTACGAGGTGTTGACCTGATAGTGGACGCCTTGCTATGTGCGAGAGCCGGTTTGGACCCTGTTTTTATATGCCTTGTTTGCACGGACATAGAGAACGCAGTAAAGAGAGTACTGGGGATTGATCATCACTAA
- the LOC5515867 gene encoding allatostatin-A receptor, with protein MSDTPLYAVNPKEAWFWVPRTIIMVLSLAGNGAVAYVIIRTFRLHTASNAYILSLTVADLSVTVVFGPFEMACTLLRGTVCNWWVAKLFYDMTVKASIMNLCALTFDRYLSVVHPLAYPTLVSPFRVKLVITLAWLIGIFSPVPGFVCVVLHKYQGYKALQTAFLFFFEFLPSFFLVMMFVRMAMVVKRQRRSVQQQSHTLQFNHKHGAILPAHPRRYKNKPTLHVVGLLVFIFNLCFMASIYKGVMNYVFFREVSFHLVAATRILYHLNSCANWVVYAFMKTDIKVELRRLVGLQTERDLPWPAQVSEGTKRKRDLVP; from the coding sequence ATGAGCGATACGCCTCTCTACGCCGTGAACCCAAAAGAAGCGTGGTTCTGGGTTCCACGTACCATAATCATGGTGTTATCACTGGCGGGGAATGGGGCCGTGGCGTACGTGATCATCAGGACTTTTCGGTTACACACCGCATCTAACGCTTACATACTCTCGCTAACAGTGGCTGATCTATCTGTCACGGTAGTATTCGGCCCGTTTGAAATGGCCTGTACTCTTCTGCGCGGAACAGTCTGCAACTGGTGGGTAGCGAAATTGTTCTATGATATGACAGTCAAGGCATCTATCATGAATCTCTGCGCGCTGACATTTGACCGGTATCTATCGGTGGTGCACCCTCTCGCCTATCCTACCCTCGTCTCCCCATTTCGCGTCAAGCTAGTCATTACACTGGCATGGTTGATAGGAATATTCTCTCCTGTCCCAGGGTTTGTCTGCGTCGTTCTTCACAAGTACCAAGGGTACAAAGCCTTGCAGACcgctttcttgtttttcttcgAGTTTCTTCCCTCTTTTTTCCTCGTCATGATGTTTGTCAGGATGGCGATGGTTGTCAAGCGACAGCGACGCTCTGTCCAACAGCAATCGCACACCTTGCAATTCAACCACAAGCATGGCGCCATCTTACCCGCTCACCCGCGGCGCTACAAGAATAAGCCCACTTTACATGTCGTCGGCCTTTTGGTTTTCATTTTCAATCTCTGCTTTATGGCGTCGATTTACAAAGGTGTAATGAACTACGTGTTCTTCCGTGAGGTTTCTTTCCACTTGGTGGCAGCGACTCGGATTTTGTATCATCTCAATTCGTGTGCTAACTGGGTTGTCTACGCGTTCATGAAGACAGACATCAAGGTAGAGCTGCGGCGTCTGGTTGGGCTGCAAACTGAGCGTGATCTCCCCTGGCCTGCGCAAGTATCAGAGGGAACGAAAAGGAAAAGGGACCTCGTGCCTTAG
- the LOC5515914 gene encoding octopamine receptor 1, with amino-acid sequence MHAPVLSPNPVDLWFWAARGAVFLASVLSNGVIIYLILTRAKLRTAPNAFICSLSVADMVLTVLITPFEFLCFRAYPGLCDVWILKLFYDMAVNASVFNLCALTLDRYLAAVSPLNYMSAMTSQKIKWIISFTWIAAILTPLPYFLLVKEGYLSASRYTQIIYLVVCELAPSVLLMAGYLRMVYIVNSKTKFARTQLAQVNFNYGDKMTVIRGKRKVWNVHFVGVLVVIFNICFFLSIYKGVVNYILFEFVSKEVVGASRILYHLNSAANGAVYPVMKNDFKHEIRLLWRRTRGGIHPVCVDRH; translated from the coding sequence ATGCACGCGCCGGTTCTCTCCCCGAACCCAGTGGACCTCTGGTTCTGGGCTGCTCGGGGTGCGGTATTTCTCGCCTCTGTGCTCAGCAATGGCGTTATTATTTATCTCATTCTTACTCGTGCAAAGCTCAGGACAGCACCTAACGCGTTCATCTGCTCGCTCTCTGTTGCAGACATGGTATTGACGGTGCTTATAACACCATTTGAATTTCTATGCTTCAGAGCGTATCCGGGGCTGTGTGACGTTTGGATACTAAAGCTTTTCTACGATATGGCAGTCAATGCTTCGGTCTTTAACCTTTGTGCCTTAACccttgatagatacctggcgGCAGTAAGCCCCTTAAATTACATGTCTGCAATGACCAGCCAGAAGATAAAATGGATCATCTCGTTCACGTGGATTGCAGCGATTCTCACGCCTCTGCCGTATTTCCTCCTCGTGAAAGAAGGATACCTGTCTGCCTCCCGTTACACTCAGATAATCTATCTGGTTGTCTGCGAGCTAGCACCGTCTGTACTTCTCATGGCTGGTTATTTACGGatggtgtatatcgtgaacaGCAAGACTAAATTCGCAAGGACACAACTGGCCCAGGTGAATTTTAATTACGGAGATAAAATGACAGTAATCCGTGGAAAAAGGAAGGTCTGGAACGTCCATTTTGTTGGGGTTTTGGTGGTGATTTTCAACATTTGTTTCTTTCTGTCTATCTACAAAGGGGTCGTTAATTACATACTATTTGAATTCGTCTCCAAGGAGGTCGTGGGAGCTAGCCGTATTTTGTATCATCTGAACTCGGCAGCGAATGGAGCAGTATACCCTGTGATGAAAAATGACTTTAAACACGAAATAAGGCTTCTTTGGCGCAGAACTCGTGGAGGCATACATCCAGTCTGCGTGGACAGACATTGA